The genomic window GCCAGAGTGGCGGTGCCAAGCAGTACGAGGAAGGTGAGGGGAGAAGGCATCATGGGGGAAGGGAATTTTCCAGAGCGGGCCCACGCTCTCAACTACTTTGTCCTGCCGGGCGGGACAGCCAGACAGCCACGAGTTTGGCTTGTGATGCGGGAAACCTTCTCCAGATTCAGCGGTCAACCATGAAACACATCGTTCTTCTTTTGAGTGCGGCCCTGCTAGTCTCCTGCCAGAGCACCCTCCCTGACTATCAGGCGGGCAGCGCCGCAGAGGCCAAAGCCTACGTGAAGCGTGCGGTGGAGACGGGCGTGGCCCCCAAGTCCACCGAAGCCGAACTGATCGCCGACAAGTCTGCAGGGAAGCCGCAGGAGGGCAAATGGGACGCTCAGAAGATCGAGCGCTACATCAGTCGTTACATCGAGGAGAATCCCCGTGTGGTGGCGATTAACCGGGCTGCTAATCGTGGCCAGATTACCGAAAAGGTACGGCAGCTCATGATCGCCGAAGTAGAGGCACAGAAGGAGCGTGAGGCCGAAGAGCGAGCAGCTGCGCTTCAGTACTCTTCTTCCGCCCTCAATCAAACCGCCACCCAGATCAATCAAGGCTCCTCCTATCGCATGAATTCCGCTCTGATGCAGAATCCTTCCACCAGTTCGCCTTATGGCGGTGGCTATGGCGCAGGGCTGAGCAACGGTGCCCCCTACTAAGAGTCCGGACTGCTGGCTTTAACATGACAAGAGACTGGCATGGCTGAAATGCCAGGCACTCTTTGCCGTTCGAGCTGTTAGATTGCTTTTACACTTCCAATGAACCTTCCGATCCGCCCCCGTCGTAACCGTCAATCTCCGGCCATCCGTGACCTCGTCCGTGAGACTGAGCTCACACCAGGTCATCTGATCTACCCGCTCTTCATTCAGGAAGGCGACGCCAACACACCGATTGATTCCATGCCTGGATGCACCCGCTGGAGCATCCAGGGGCTGGTGAAGGAGGCAGGGGAAGCCCATGCGCTGGGGGTTCCGGCTGTGGTTTTGTTTCCACGCATTCCGGATGAGCTCAAGACGCGTGGCGCCGAGGCCTGCCATGCCGACGATGGTCTGGTGCCACGCGCTATCCGTGCGCTGAAAAGCGCCCATCCTACCTTGGCCGTGATCACCGATGTGGCGCTGGATCCTTACAACAGCGACGGTCACGACGGTCTCGTTTCCGATGATGGCCGCATCTTGAATGATGAGACCGTGGCCGTGCTCTGCCAGCAGGCTCTCTGTCATGCGCGAGCGGGCGCGGATATCGTGGCCCCAAGCGATATGATGGACGGTCGTGTGGCCGCGCTGCGTGCCGCACTGGATGGTGCCGGCTTCCAAGCTGTCTCGATCATGAGTTACACCGCCAAATATGCCAGCGCCTACTACGGCCCGTTCCGTGGTGCGCTGGATTCGGCCCCCAAAGCAGGTGACAAGAAGACCTACCAGATGGACCCTGCCAATGTGCGCGAGGCATTGCGTGAGGCTGCACTGGATGAAGAGGAGGGCGCAGACATCCTCATGGTGAAGCCTGCTGGTCCGTATCTTGACATCATCGCCAAACTCCGTGCCGCCAGCCCGCTGCCCATCGCGGCATATCAGGTGAGCGGAGAATATCTCATGATCAAGGCCGGTGCTGCCGGTGGCTGGATCGACGAAACCAAGATCGTGAACGAGTCTCTCATCGGCATTCGCCGCGCAGGGGCGGACATGATTCTGACCTATTTTGCCAAGCAGTGGTCGGCTGCGTGGCGCTGAGCTACTTCTTCTTCGACTTTGCTTTGGTGCCGCCGGTTTTGGTTGTGCCAGATTTTACGGGCTCAGCCGGAGGCTCGGGAGAGATGGGGGCAGGGGCTGGGGGTGAGGTTCCTGTAGGCGCAGGTGTGGCCGGCGGTGCGCCTAATGGCGGCATGCTGCTCGCAGGCGGGCTGGTTGGAGATCCTGGAGCCGCAGGAGGCGGGATGGCAGTAGCGGGAGTTCCAGGTGAGGCAGTCGTAGTGGGGGCTGTGCCAGGGATTGCTGGTGCGGTGGTGGCTGTAGGCGCAGGAGGCGGCTCGGGCTTCTTGAACGGGTCCTCCCACGTATAGAGCTCGTAGCCTGCACCGAGACCGCCGACTTCTCCAATGAGCGAGAGGCATTTTTCCTTCCACTTCACAAGGTCGGGTGGCCCGCGCTCTTTATCCGCAGTGCCGGGGAAGATGAGATAGGTCACCTTGAGATCGCTCTCCGGGCGGATATAGGGGGTGGCCTTGGGGTTGATGGTCTTGGCCATGAGCAGAGAGGCCTCACCCATCTTGAAGCTGGGGCCGTAGTCACCGCAGATGGCGGGGTAGATTTTGCCTTCGTGAATGACGGCGGCGTAGTCGCCGATCTGCGGGGTGTGCTTGTTCTGGTCCGCATAGCCGCGGAAGAGCAAGGAGAGCACAATGAAGGGGTCTTTCTCCGCAATGAGGCTGCTGCGGGCTTTGAAATCGCTGATCTCGAGCTTGAGCTGGTCGATCATGACCTTCAGCTCCCGATTGCGCGCGGCGCTGAGTCCTTTCTTGGAAAATTCATCCTGTGCTTTTTGCAGGCGCTCCTCCCATTTGGCCTGCAGCGGGTTGGGCGTCTTGGAGGT from Prosthecobacter vanneervenii includes these protein-coding regions:
- a CDS encoding glycoside hydrolase family 75 protein; this encodes MSLESPQSATDGQSTATASPTPKKRGCLSSLIRTVFLLTLLTALVLPFTPFAGKIKRGIQDIVASARGAKERIVTRDVLRDVIKEVPVVKEVTREVIREVQPPLPEKFIARKDVDVATLFNGITVKTNLITEEGGFASLERLDPEAYKAEFQLSIRVPKANQTMAELSRINKNLPTMLPGLETMLSSAKVSGFYHKLYENKTHRVQNDLTRLNKILDRHNFYDTETILEMTHPATQRRALLIQSEMDVVADGSDGDRMPTLDEYIYLSDYYQPFTSYAWAKTSKTPNPLQAKWEERLQKAQDEFSKKGLSAARNRELKVMIDQLKLEISDFKARSSLIAEKDPFIVLSLLFRGYADQNKHTPQIGDYAAVIHEGKIYPAICGDYGPSFKMGEASLLMAKTINPKATPYIRPESDLKVTYLIFPGTADKERGPPDLVKWKEKCLSLIGEVGGLGAGYELYTWEDPFKKPEPPPAPTATTAPAIPGTAPTTTASPGTPATAIPPPAAPGSPTSPPASSMPPLGAPPATPAPTGTSPPAPAPISPEPPAEPVKSGTTKTGGTKAKSKKK
- the hemB gene encoding porphobilinogen synthase, giving the protein MNLPIRPRRNRQSPAIRDLVRETELTPGHLIYPLFIQEGDANTPIDSMPGCTRWSIQGLVKEAGEAHALGVPAVVLFPRIPDELKTRGAEACHADDGLVPRAIRALKSAHPTLAVITDVALDPYNSDGHDGLVSDDGRILNDETVAVLCQQALCHARAGADIVAPSDMMDGRVAALRAALDGAGFQAVSIMSYTAKYASAYYGPFRGALDSAPKAGDKKTYQMDPANVREALREAALDEEEGADILMVKPAGPYLDIIAKLRAASPLPIAAYQVSGEYLMIKAGAAGGWIDETKIVNESLIGIRRAGADMILTYFAKQWSAAWR